In Anser cygnoides isolate HZ-2024a breed goose chromosome 31, Taihu_goose_T2T_genome, whole genome shotgun sequence, the following are encoded in one genomic region:
- the LOC136787931 gene encoding olfactory receptor 14C36-like has protein sequence MSNSSSITEFLLLAFADTWELQLLHFGLFLGIYLAALLGNGLILTAVACNHRLHTPMYFFLLNLALLDLGCISTTVPKAMANSLWNTRAIAYAGCTAQVFFLLFFFGAEYSVLTIMAYDRYVAICKPLHYGTLLGSRACATMAAAAWGSGFLYAVLHTANTFSLPFCHGNAVDQFFCEIPQILKLSCSDFYMSEAGLLVVIVCIAFGCFVFIMLSYVQMLKVVLRMPSEQGRHKAFSTCLPHLAVVSLFISTGIFAYLRPPSISSPSLDLVMAVLYSVVPPALNPLIYSMRNQEIKDALRKLMK, from the coding sequence atgtccaacagcagctccatcaccgagttcctcctgctggcattcgcagacacgtgggagctgcagctcctgcacttcgggctcttcctgggcatctacctggctgccctcctgggcaacggcctcatcctcactgccGTAGCCTGcaaccaccgcctccacacccccatgtacttcttcctcctcaacctcgccctcctcgacctgggctgcatctccaccactgtccccaaagccatggccaattccctctggaaCACCAGGGCCATTGCCTATGCAGGGTGTACTGCCCAggtcttctttttattattcttttttggTGCAGAGTATTCTGtcctcaccatcatggcctatgaccgctacgtggccatctgcaagcccctgcactacgggaccctcctgggcagcagagcctgtgccaccatggcagcagctgcctggggcagtggaTTCCTctatgctgtcctgcacactgccaatacgttttctcttcctttctgccatggcaatgctgtggaccaaTTTTTCTGCGAAATCCCCCAGATTCTCAAGCTCTCATGCTCAGACTTCTACATGAGCGAAGCTGGGCTTCTTGTGGTCATTGTCTGCATAGcctttggttgttttgttttcattatgcTGTCGTATGTGCAGATGCTGAAGgttgtgctgaggatgccctctgagcagggccggcacaaagccttttccacgtgcctccctcacctggctgtggtctccctaTTTATTAGTACTGGGATTTTTGCCTACCTGAGGCCCCCCTCTatttcctccccatccctggacctggtgatggcagttctgtactcggtggtgcctccagcactgaaccccctcatctacagcatgaggaaccaggagatCAAGGATGCCCTCAGGAAACTGATGAAATAA